In the genome of Xanthomonas translucens pv. cerealis, one region contains:
- the tssH gene encoding type VI secretion system ATPase TssH — protein MTEISRAALFGKLNPLAYRAIESATVFCKLRGNPEVELVHWLQQLLQLQDSDLHRIVRHFALDPAALARDVSEALERLPRGASGVTDLSADVEEAVERGWVQASLGFGEAQVRSGYLLAGILSVRRLRAVLGRISREFDKLRAEALGERFAGIVAGSPEDGQRPSDGFRLGAADAPGAASGAIAPAALGRQEALARFTTDLTAQAREGALDPIIGRDEEIRQVVDILMRRRQNNPILVGEAGVGKTAVVEGLAQRIARGDVPPALREVELRVLDVGLLQAGASMKGEFEQRLRAVIDEVQGSPKPVILFVDETHTLVGAGGAAGTGDAANLLKPALARGTLRTVGATTFAEYRRHIEKDPALSRRFQAVQVAEPDEARAVRMMRAVASTMERHHQVQILDEALEAAVALGHRYIPARQLPDKSVSLLDTACARVAVSLHAVPAEVDDSRRRLESLRTELDIIERERTIGIAVDTRATACTQALADEQQRLDALEARWSQEKALVDALLALRAQLRSGAVPVEGTGSALETAAAQQMQDVGNAAPADDDRAALLARLRQVQDELAVLQGETPLILPTVDYQAVATVVADWTGIPVGRMARNEIDTVLRLPELLGRRVIGQDHAMRTIARRIQTSRAGLDNPDKPVGVFLLAGTSGVGKTETALALAEALYGGEQNLISINMSEYQEAHTVSSLKGAPPGYVGYGEGGVLTEAVRRKPYSVVLLDEVEKAHPDVHELFFQVFDKGWMEDGEGRRIDFRNTLLILTSNAGTELISSLCADPELLPDPDAMAKALRAPLLQVFPPALLGRLVAIPYYPLSQAMLAQIVRLQLDRIKRRIEERYRIPFDYDASVVELVVSRCTESESGGRMIDAILTNSMLPEISRELLLGSGHPDELAGITVFTAEGTLAYRFDAVTKESKVTMATHAADTSVYASDSLGRSMPNPT, from the coding sequence ATGACCGAGATCTCGCGCGCCGCGCTGTTCGGCAAGCTCAACCCGCTGGCCTATCGGGCGATCGAGAGCGCCACGGTGTTCTGCAAGCTGCGCGGCAATCCCGAGGTGGAACTGGTGCACTGGCTGCAGCAGTTGCTGCAGTTGCAGGATTCGGACCTGCACCGCATCGTGCGCCACTTCGCACTGGACCCGGCGGCGCTGGCGCGCGACGTCAGCGAAGCGCTGGAGCGGTTGCCGCGTGGCGCCAGCGGGGTCACCGATCTGTCGGCGGACGTGGAGGAGGCGGTCGAGCGCGGCTGGGTGCAGGCGTCGCTGGGCTTCGGCGAGGCGCAGGTGCGCAGTGGCTACCTGCTGGCCGGCATCCTCAGCGTGCGCCGCCTGCGCGCGGTGTTGGGCCGGATCTCGCGCGAGTTCGACAAGCTCAGGGCGGAGGCGTTGGGCGAGCGGTTCGCCGGCATCGTCGCCGGCTCGCCGGAGGACGGCCAGCGGCCCAGCGACGGCTTCCGGCTTGGCGCGGCCGACGCCCCCGGCGCGGCCAGCGGCGCGATCGCGCCGGCGGCGCTGGGCCGGCAGGAGGCGCTGGCGCGGTTCACCACCGACCTCACCGCGCAGGCGCGCGAGGGCGCGCTCGATCCGATCATCGGCCGCGACGAGGAGATCCGCCAGGTCGTGGACATCCTGATGCGGCGCCGGCAGAACAACCCGATCCTGGTCGGCGAGGCCGGCGTCGGCAAGACCGCGGTGGTCGAGGGTCTGGCCCAGCGCATCGCCCGCGGCGACGTGCCGCCGGCGCTGCGCGAGGTCGAGTTGCGCGTGCTCGACGTCGGTCTGCTGCAGGCTGGGGCGAGCATGAAGGGCGAGTTCGAGCAGCGCCTGCGCGCGGTGATCGACGAGGTCCAGGGCAGCCCCAAGCCGGTGATTCTGTTCGTCGATGAGACCCATACCCTGGTCGGCGCCGGCGGCGCCGCCGGCACCGGCGATGCCGCCAACCTGCTCAAGCCGGCGCTGGCACGCGGCACCCTGCGCACCGTGGGCGCGACCACCTTCGCCGAGTACCGCAGGCACATCGAGAAGGACCCGGCACTAAGCCGGCGCTTCCAGGCGGTGCAGGTCGCCGAGCCGGACGAGGCCAGAGCGGTGCGGATGATGCGTGCGGTGGCCTCGACCATGGAGCGGCACCACCAGGTGCAGATCCTCGACGAGGCGCTGGAGGCAGCGGTCGCGCTCGGCCACCGCTACATCCCCGCGCGGCAGTTGCCGGACAAGTCGGTTAGCCTGCTCGACACCGCTTGCGCGCGGGTGGCGGTGAGCCTGCACGCGGTGCCGGCAGAGGTCGATGACAGCCGGCGGCGGCTGGAATCGCTGCGCACCGAACTGGACATCATCGAACGCGAACGCACGATCGGCATCGCCGTCGATACCCGCGCGACTGCCTGCACCCAGGCCCTGGCCGACGAACAGCAGCGCCTGGACGCGCTGGAAGCGCGCTGGAGTCAGGAAAAGGCCTTGGTGGACGCGTTGCTGGCGCTGCGTGCGCAACTGCGCAGCGGCGCCGTGCCGGTCGAAGGTACTGGCAGCGCGCTGGAAACCGCCGCCGCGCAGCAGATGCAGGATGTCGGCAACGCCGCGCCGGCGGACGACGACCGCGCCGCGCTGCTGGCGCGGCTGCGCCAGGTGCAGGACGAACTGGCCGTGCTGCAGGGCGAGACCCCGCTGATCCTGCCGACGGTGGACTACCAGGCGGTGGCCACGGTGGTCGCCGACTGGACCGGCATCCCGGTCGGGCGCATGGCGCGCAACGAGATCGACACCGTGCTGCGCCTGCCGGAACTGCTCGGCCGGCGCGTGATCGGCCAGGACCACGCGATGCGGACGATCGCCCGGCGCATCCAGACCAGCCGCGCCGGCCTGGACAACCCGGACAAGCCGGTCGGCGTGTTCCTGCTCGCCGGCACCTCCGGGGTCGGCAAGACCGAGACCGCGCTGGCCCTGGCCGAGGCGCTCTACGGAGGCGAGCAGAACCTGATCTCCATCAACATGAGCGAGTACCAGGAGGCGCACACCGTGTCCTCGCTGAAGGGCGCACCGCCCGGCTACGTTGGCTATGGCGAAGGCGGCGTGCTGACCGAGGCGGTGCGGCGCAAGCCTTACTCGGTGGTGCTGCTCGACGAGGTCGAGAAGGCCCATCCCGACGTGCACGAACTGTTCTTCCAGGTGTTCGACAAAGGCTGGATGGAAGACGGCGAAGGCCGTCGCATCGACTTCCGCAACACGTTGCTCATCCTCACCAGCAATGCCGGCACCGAACTGATCTCCAGCCTGTGCGCCGACCCGGAGCTGCTGCCGGACCCGGACGCCATGGCCAAGGCGCTGCGCGCGCCACTGTTGCAGGTGTTTCCGCCGGCCTTGCTCGGACGGTTGGTGGCGATTCCCTATTACCCGTTGAGCCAGGCGATGCTGGCGCAGATCGTGCGGCTGCAGTTGGACCGGATCAAGCGCCGTATCGAAGAGCGCTACCGGATCCCCTTCGACTACGACGCGTCGGTGGTGGAACTGGTGGTGAGCCGCTGCACCGAGAGCGAATCGGGCGGACGGATGATCGATGCGATTCTGACCAATTCGATGCTGCCGGAGATCAGTCGCGAGTTGCTTCTAGGCTCAGGGCATCCGGATGAACTTGCGGGTATTACGGTTTTCACGGCGGAGGGAACGCTTGCTTATCGGTTTGATGCCGTGACTAAGGAATCGAAGGTGACGATGGCGACACATGCAGCGGATACGAGCGTCTATGCATCAGATAGTCTTGGGCGTTCAATGCCGAATCCGACCTAA
- a CDS encoding DUF6931 family protein, translating to MPQIVEAARQMQISSAAQALLAEIQAPSPAVHALLRGQAASDALALALRLAPRPYVVAWLCQCVRRQALQEDDSEGLRLAQSWVQQPDDASRRVALAYAENADYRSVGAWLAAAAGWADGSAVAHDDAPPVAEHLTATAALAALLQLAARTPEVFDATLADWAAEVARLLLPHGQEHAA from the coding sequence ATGCCGCAGATCGTCGAAGCCGCCCGGCAGATGCAGATATCGTCGGCTGCGCAGGCATTGCTGGCCGAGATTCAGGCGCCATCGCCGGCGGTGCATGCGCTGCTGCGCGGGCAGGCCGCAAGCGATGCGCTGGCGCTGGCGCTGCGGCTGGCGCCGCGTCCCTATGTGGTCGCGTGGCTGTGCCAGTGCGTGCGCCGGCAGGCCCTGCAGGAGGACGACAGCGAGGGACTGCGCCTGGCCCAGTCCTGGGTACAGCAACCCGACGACGCCAGCCGGCGCGTGGCGCTGGCGTACGCGGAAAACGCAGATTACCGATCGGTCGGCGCCTGGCTGGCTGCGGCGGCGGGATGGGCCGACGGCAGCGCGGTGGCCCACGACGACGCGCCGCCGGTGGCCGAGCACCTCACCGCCACGGCCGCGCTGGCGGCGCTGCTGCAGTTGGCGGCGCGCACGCCGGAGGTCTTCGACGCCACGCTGGCGGACTGGGCGGCGGAGGTCGCCCGGTTACTGTTGCCGCACGGCCAGGAGCACGCCGCATGA
- the tssE gene encoding type VI secretion system baseplate subunit TssE: MAELTQQERLQPSLLDRLSDDRRHEPAESREARTITAARLRACIVRDLGWLLNCTRHHQADDFEAHPYVAESVLNYGIPDLAGVLLAGLDVSALQNRLRAAIVAFEPRLAASSLQVTAQVDEQRMDRLSLTFLIEAQMWAQPLPLALYLRTEVDLESGRFTVHDGVH; the protein is encoded by the coding sequence ATGGCCGAACTGACCCAACAGGAGCGGTTGCAGCCTTCGCTGCTCGACCGCCTCAGCGACGACCGCCGCCACGAGCCGGCGGAAAGCCGTGAGGCGCGGACCATCACCGCGGCGCGGCTGCGCGCGTGCATCGTGCGCGACCTGGGCTGGCTGCTGAACTGCACCCGGCACCACCAGGCCGATGATTTCGAGGCGCATCCCTACGTCGCCGAGTCGGTGCTCAACTACGGCATCCCCGACCTCGCCGGGGTGCTGCTGGCGGGGCTGGACGTGTCCGCGCTGCAGAACCGCCTCCGCGCGGCGATCGTGGCGTTCGAGCCGCGCCTGGCGGCGTCGAGTCTGCAGGTCACCGCGCAGGTGGACGAACAGCGCATGGACCGGCTGTCGCTGACCTTCCTGATCGAGGCGCAGATGTGGGCGCAGCCGCTGCCGCTGGCCTTGTACCTGCGCACCGAGGTCGACCTGGAAAGCGGGCGCTTCACCGTGCACGACGGGGTGCACTGA
- the tssF gene encoding type VI secretion system baseplate subunit TssF produces MDPRLLHHYSRELQHVREMGAEFARDYPKVAGRLGMSGIECADPYVERLLEGFAFMAARVQLELEAQQPVFAQHLMEMLYPHFLAPVPSMAVVQLQPEEGEGIGPGGHALARGTALRSLIGHGDRTACEYRTAHALTLWPLRLLDAGYLASPAALAAAGAPAEPRARAALRMKFAVGAGLRLDMLALDALPLYIAGADGIAGNLYEQLHANALGFVVRSTGADGRVTEVRYDASQIREMGFDEDEALLPPERRAFSGYRLLQEYFACPQRFLFVAFAGLQRALRTAACLEFEIFVHFDRARERLEGAIDADTLRLHCTPAINLFPRRGDRIHLHPGLSEHHLLADRTRPMDFEIHSVDQVEGFGDGQDPLQRFQPFYGASARAWHAPRAAFYTLRRQPRRLSSTQRRDGARSSYVGSELFLSLVDGEQAPYAHDLRQLGMRLLCSNRDLPLHMPVGIGTSDFVLDRGGPVASVRCVAGPTRPQAAAAAGDPRWRLLSHLQLNYLSLLDDGDDGATALREMLTLYHDPHDATATRQVEGLRRVRSRAVVRRLPLPGPAAYGRGLEITLTCQEAAFEGQGAYLLAAVLRHVLARQASLNSFTETVLCTLERNEVARWPARLGERPIL; encoded by the coding sequence ATGGACCCGCGCCTGCTCCATCACTACAGCCGCGAACTGCAGCACGTGCGCGAGATGGGCGCCGAATTCGCCCGCGACTACCCCAAGGTGGCCGGGCGCCTGGGCATGAGCGGCATCGAGTGCGCCGACCCTTATGTCGAGCGCCTGCTGGAAGGTTTCGCATTCATGGCGGCGCGGGTGCAACTGGAACTGGAGGCGCAGCAGCCGGTGTTCGCCCAGCACCTGATGGAGATGCTCTACCCGCATTTCCTGGCGCCGGTGCCGTCGATGGCGGTGGTGCAGTTGCAGCCGGAGGAGGGCGAGGGCATCGGTCCGGGCGGCCACGCGCTGGCGCGCGGCACCGCGCTGCGCTCGCTGATCGGCCACGGCGACCGCACCGCCTGCGAGTACCGCACTGCGCACGCGCTGACGCTGTGGCCGCTGCGGCTGCTCGACGCCGGCTACCTGGCCTCGCCGGCGGCGCTGGCGGCCGCCGGCGCGCCGGCCGAGCCGCGCGCTCGCGCCGCGTTGCGGATGAAGTTCGCGGTCGGCGCCGGGCTTCGCCTGGACATGCTGGCGCTGGACGCGCTGCCGCTGTACATCGCCGGCGCCGACGGCATCGCCGGCAATCTGTACGAGCAACTGCACGCCAACGCGCTGGGCTTCGTGGTGCGCAGCACCGGCGCCGACGGCCGCGTTACCGAGGTCCGCTACGACGCCAGCCAGATTCGCGAGATGGGCTTCGACGAGGACGAGGCGCTGCTGCCGCCGGAGCGGCGCGCGTTCAGCGGCTATCGTCTGCTGCAGGAATACTTCGCCTGCCCGCAGCGCTTCCTGTTCGTGGCCTTCGCCGGCCTGCAACGCGCGTTGCGCACGGCGGCGTGTCTGGAGTTCGAGATCTTCGTGCACTTCGATCGCGCACGCGAACGCCTGGAGGGCGCGATCGATGCCGACACGCTGCGCCTGCACTGCACCCCGGCGATCAACCTGTTCCCGCGCCGCGGCGACCGCATCCATCTGCATCCTGGCCTGTCCGAACACCATCTGCTCGCCGACCGCACCCGGCCGATGGACTTCGAGATCCACAGCGTGGATCAGGTCGAGGGCTTCGGCGATGGCCAGGACCCATTGCAGCGGTTCCAGCCGTTCTACGGCGCGTCGGCGCGTGCTTGGCACGCGCCGCGCGCGGCGTTCTACACCCTGCGCCGGCAGCCGCGGCGGCTGTCCTCGACCCAGCGCCGCGATGGCGCGCGCTCCAGCTACGTGGGCAGCGAACTGTTCCTGTCGCTGGTGGACGGCGAGCAGGCGCCGTACGCGCACGACCTGCGCCAGCTCGGCATGCGCCTGTTGTGCAGCAACCGCGATCTGCCGCTGCACATGCCGGTGGGCATCGGCACCAGCGACTTCGTGCTCGACCGCGGCGGGCCGGTGGCGTCCGTGCGCTGCGTCGCCGGCCCGACCCGGCCGCAGGCCGCCGCCGCCGCCGGCGATCCGCGCTGGCGCCTGCTCAGTCATCTGCAACTGAACTATCTGTCGCTGCTGGACGATGGCGACGACGGCGCCACCGCGCTGCGCGAGATGCTCACGCTCTATCACGATCCGCACGACGCGACCGCCACGCGCCAGGTCGAAGGCCTGCGCCGGGTGCGCTCGCGCGCGGTGGTACGGCGCCTGCCGTTACCCGGGCCGGCCGCCTATGGGCGCGGCCTGGAGATCACCCTGACCTGCCAGGAGGCCGCATTCGAGGGGCAGGGCGCGTATCTGCTGGCGGCGGTACTGCGCCACGTGCTGGCGCGCCAGGCATCGTTGAACTCATTCACCGAGACCGTGCTGTGCACGCTCGAACGCAACGAGGTGGCCCGATGGCCGGCACGGCTCGGCGAACGCCCGATCCTTTAG
- a CDS encoding putative adhesin, translating to MENKIMSTPLGHNRVQRSSTRPSRPANPHGLRVVVCEGHGELIQSSAGVSPRFRVPAGIEIVIFGMGMGLDDNHGVIIGQGGGLPARLPTEWDSQGSEYDTSSAGGAVRVNTPGRRIYHVGDLCPDLTLYAYNETGMPTITPPQPGSYSASVGNPVTLRAICEQYREGGAQIHWAACTVNR from the coding sequence ATGGAGAATAAAATAATGTCCACCCCATTAGGTCATAATCGAGTTCAAAGAAGTAGCACACGCCCCTCGCGGCCAGCGAATCCACATGGACTTCGCGTGGTGGTATGCGAAGGACATGGCGAGTTGATTCAGTCAAGCGCGGGAGTAAGCCCAAGGTTCCGGGTGCCAGCGGGCATAGAGATCGTTATCTTTGGAATGGGAATGGGCCTCGACGATAATCACGGAGTCATCATAGGACAGGGCGGTGGATTGCCGGCCAGGTTGCCCACCGAATGGGATTCTCAGGGTTCCGAATACGATACGTCTTCAGCAGGCGGTGCGGTTAGGGTTAATACGCCGGGTCGAAGAATTTACCACGTCGGTGATCTCTGTCCCGATCTGACCCTGTACGCATATAACGAAACTGGAATGCCCACGATCACCCCGCCTCAGCCAGGTTCGTACTCCGCAAGCGTAGGGAATCCGGTGACGCTTAGAGCTATCTGCGAACAATACCGGGAAGGAGGGGCGCAGATCCACTGGGCTGCGTGCACCGTAAATCGGTGA
- the tssG gene encoding type VI secretion system baseplate subunit TssG yields MAGTARRTPDPLALLGALQASPDAYEMFEAMRRLECAYPQQPRFGHAARPQDEPVRFAQRAQLAFPTRSIDALEPGEGALPPRLRTLPLGLFGPQGPLPLHLTEHAMARQHLSADPTFAAFADLFHHRMIALWYRAWADARPTVQMDRPGEDRFGAHLDALTGVGQSALRGRGALPANARRHHAGRLVAQARNAEGLHALLSGLFEVPLQVQPFRPGWLPLPADGRLRMGRAAARIGEQATLGAHARNAQHRFRLRIGPLDAARYREFLPGGRALAELTAAVRDYVGDEQEWDLQLVLARQDVPLPTLGTAQRLGMSLWMGHYRRPTDPDELVLAGA; encoded by the coding sequence ATGGCCGGCACGGCTCGGCGAACGCCCGATCCTTTAGCGCTGCTGGGCGCGCTGCAGGCCAGCCCCGACGCCTACGAAATGTTCGAGGCGATGCGGCGGCTGGAGTGCGCGTATCCGCAGCAGCCGCGCTTCGGCCATGCGGCGCGCCCGCAGGACGAGCCGGTGCGCTTCGCCCAGCGCGCGCAACTGGCATTCCCGACGCGCAGCATCGACGCGCTGGAGCCGGGCGAGGGCGCCTTGCCACCGCGCCTGCGTACCCTGCCGCTGGGCCTGTTCGGCCCGCAGGGACCGTTGCCGCTGCATCTGACCGAACACGCGATGGCGCGCCAGCACCTGTCCGCCGATCCGACCTTCGCCGCGTTCGCCGACCTGTTCCACCATCGCATGATCGCGCTGTGGTACCGCGCCTGGGCCGATGCGCGACCGACCGTGCAGATGGACCGCCCCGGCGAGGACCGCTTCGGCGCGCATCTGGATGCGCTGACCGGGGTCGGCCAGTCGGCGCTGCGCGGCCGCGGCGCGTTGCCGGCTAACGCGCGCCGCCACCATGCCGGGCGCCTGGTCGCGCAGGCGCGCAACGCCGAGGGTCTGCACGCGCTGCTGAGCGGCCTGTTCGAGGTGCCGCTGCAGGTGCAGCCGTTCCGGCCCGGCTGGTTGCCGCTGCCGGCCGACGGCCGCCTACGCATGGGCCGCGCCGCGGCGCGCATCGGCGAACAGGCCACGCTCGGCGCGCACGCGCGCAATGCCCAGCACCGCTTCCGCCTGCGCATCGGCCCGCTGGATGCGGCGCGCTACCGCGAGTTCCTGCCCGGCGGTCGGGCGCTGGCCGAACTCACCGCCGCGGTGCGCGACTACGTCGGCGACGAGCAGGAGTGGGACCTGCAACTGGTGCTTGCCCGCCAGGACGTGCCGCTGCCGACATTGGGTACCGCGCAGCGGCTGGGCATGTCGCTGTGGATGGGCCATTACCGCCGCCCCACCGATCCCGACGAACTGGTGCTCGCCGGTGCGTGA
- a CDS encoding type VI secretion system Vgr family protein, whose translation MAHAITLQSPLGKSLRFVRMAAQEELGRPYTFVLHGISRDVGIDLRGLLGKPMAVKLVSPQGDKRHYHGIVCAAEQTGFEQIDELRYATYAFTLVPKLWLLGQRRDCRIYKNKSVPQLVRALLADVGYSDVKLRLSASYAPREYCVQYRESGLDFISRLMEQEGIYYYFEHTASTHTMVLADGLGAHVAVAPFARIPYCPPGQKGSRMKDAITDWSLARTARSTRVRLDDYDYLKPKTSLRANEAPAETAGAALGDLDVFDYPGEHLDVATGRRHAQVRAEALNVAQAQYQGLTDACGLQVGALFKLRDFPQAEHNQEYLVIGADTELVEVDYVSGGEEVAEPFSCAFRALRSRQPFRTTQTTPRPTIAGLQTAVVEGTRAEDIAVDQHGRVQVNFFWSPPGTPNADCSCPVRVAQSWAGKRWGAQQIPRVGHEVVVSFLEGNPDRPLIIGSVYNADNPPPYALPANRTQSGVRSRSHPNGGAQDYNEICFEDRKGKEELLLHAQRDLRHEAEHDEIGETGNDRSQKVGRNDRLDVGRSLRIEAGTEIDLVCGPARLQLRRTGEVVISGTRITLDGRIAVAINAGANVEVVAQASLLMRANASVLIQSNAVATVRANAALVLNASGPATLKGTPTTVGSSLVVP comes from the coding sequence ATGGCCCACGCGATCACCCTGCAATCGCCCCTCGGCAAGTCGTTGCGCTTCGTGCGCATGGCCGCGCAAGAAGAACTGGGGCGGCCCTATACGTTCGTGCTGCATGGGATCAGCCGCGATGTCGGGATCGATCTGCGCGGGCTGCTCGGCAAGCCGATGGCGGTGAAGCTGGTTTCGCCGCAGGGCGACAAGCGTCACTACCACGGCATCGTCTGCGCGGCGGAGCAGACCGGGTTCGAGCAGATCGACGAGCTGCGCTACGCCACCTATGCGTTCACCCTGGTGCCGAAGCTGTGGCTGCTGGGCCAGCGCCGCGACTGCCGCATCTACAAGAACAAGAGCGTGCCGCAACTGGTGCGCGCGCTGCTCGCCGATGTGGGCTACAGCGACGTGAAGCTGCGCCTGAGCGCGAGCTACGCGCCGCGCGAGTACTGCGTGCAGTACCGCGAGAGCGGCCTGGATTTCATCAGCCGGCTGATGGAGCAGGAAGGCATCTACTACTACTTCGAGCATACCGCCAGTACCCACACCATGGTACTGGCCGACGGACTTGGCGCGCACGTGGCGGTGGCGCCGTTCGCGCGCATCCCGTATTGCCCGCCGGGGCAGAAGGGCAGCCGGATGAAGGATGCGATCACCGACTGGTCGCTGGCGCGCACCGCGCGCAGCACCCGGGTGCGCCTGGACGACTACGATTATCTGAAACCGAAGACCTCGCTGCGGGCCAACGAGGCGCCGGCCGAGACTGCCGGTGCCGCGCTCGGCGATCTGGACGTGTTCGATTATCCGGGCGAGCACCTCGATGTCGCGACCGGCCGCCGCCATGCGCAGGTCCGCGCCGAGGCGCTGAACGTCGCCCAGGCGCAGTACCAGGGCCTGACCGACGCCTGTGGGCTGCAGGTCGGCGCGCTGTTCAAGCTGCGCGACTTCCCGCAGGCCGAGCACAATCAGGAATATCTGGTGATCGGCGCGGACACCGAGCTGGTCGAGGTGGACTACGTCTCCGGCGGCGAGGAGGTCGCCGAGCCGTTCTCGTGCGCGTTCCGCGCGCTGCGCAGCCGCCAGCCGTTCCGTACGACGCAGACCACGCCGCGGCCGACCATCGCCGGCCTGCAGACCGCAGTGGTCGAGGGCACCAGGGCCGAGGACATCGCGGTGGACCAGCACGGCCGGGTGCAGGTGAATTTCTTCTGGAGCCCGCCGGGGACGCCGAACGCGGACTGCTCGTGCCCGGTGCGCGTGGCGCAATCGTGGGCCGGCAAACGCTGGGGCGCACAGCAGATTCCGCGCGTTGGCCACGAGGTGGTGGTGAGCTTCCTCGAAGGCAATCCGGACCGTCCGCTGATCATTGGTAGCGTCTACAACGCCGACAACCCGCCGCCCTACGCGCTGCCCGCCAACCGCACCCAGAGCGGTGTGCGCAGCCGCAGCCATCCCAACGGCGGCGCCCAGGACTACAACGAGATCTGCTTCGAGGACCGCAAGGGTAAAGAGGAGCTGCTGCTGCATGCGCAGCGCGACCTGCGCCACGAGGCCGAACACGACGAAATCGGCGAGACCGGCAACGACCGCAGCCAGAAGGTGGGTCGCAACGACCGTCTCGATGTCGGCCGTTCGCTGCGGATCGAGGCCGGGACCGAGATCGACCTGGTGTGCGGGCCGGCGCGGCTGCAGCTCCGGCGGACCGGCGAAGTGGTGATCAGCGGCACCCGCATCACCCTCGATGGCCGCATCGCAGTGGCAATCAATGCCGGGGCCAACGTCGAAGTGGTGGCGCAGGCCAGCCTGCTGATGCGCGCCAATGCCTCGGTGCTGATCCAGTCCAACGCGGTGGCAACGGTGCGCGCCAACGCCGCGCTGGTGCTGAATGCATCGGGGCCGGCGACGCTCAAAGGGACCCCGACGACCGTCGGGTCGTCGCTGGTCGTCCCATGA
- the tagH gene encoding type VI secretion system-associated FHA domain protein TagH, with the protein MSAPPTAVAPRLLLDLRGERDVAAGTRTRIELEGSGASIGRGADCDWQLDAAGVSRLHASVRHLDGVYFLEDHSTNGVLHNGAPLRPGFPAALRDGDRVQIDLFEIGVTVLPVVPDRETGASIIAPSVAAPPPPVVVTDASDDAFAALTPAPAPVSATVVDPLALFATSYTMTGATPAHAAPDWNHSPALADRYRARASAPAATPEALLPEHWDHTRSEFVAAPAAPSPVAPSAAPAADVAPPASIATPAANATPTSTPTPTPTAPPIVPTAVPSAPADADPQALLTALVAGLMDVLRARAEMKNSLRLPATLIRRSENNPLKFAATAEEAVARLLGPPDPAYLGGTAAIDDAMHDIGQHQLALMAGMRAAFEQTFAHFDPVRFEAQSGAQGALAGWPGRPWRRYVQDYRGLQADPDERFRRLFGDAFAHAYEDQLLRARKAASRPHRERT; encoded by the coding sequence ATGAGCGCGCCACCGACCGCCGTGGCGCCGCGTTTGCTGCTGGACCTGCGCGGCGAGCGCGACGTAGCCGCCGGGACGCGCACGCGCATCGAACTGGAGGGCAGCGGTGCCAGCATCGGCCGCGGCGCCGACTGCGACTGGCAGTTGGACGCCGCCGGCGTCTCGCGGCTGCATGCTAGCGTGCGCCATCTCGATGGGGTCTACTTTCTGGAGGATCACAGCACCAACGGCGTGCTGCACAACGGCGCGCCGCTGCGCCCGGGCTTCCCGGCGGCGCTGCGCGATGGCGACCGGGTGCAGATCGACCTGTTCGAGATCGGAGTGACGGTGTTGCCGGTCGTGCCCGACCGCGAGACGGGGGCCAGTATCATCGCCCCGTCCGTCGCTGCGCCGCCGCCGCCGGTGGTCGTGACCGATGCCAGCGACGATGCCTTCGCCGCTCTGACGCCGGCGCCGGCGCCGGTATCGGCCACAGTGGTCGATCCGCTGGCCTTGTTCGCCACGTCGTACACCATGACCGGTGCGACCCCGGCGCATGCCGCACCGGACTGGAACCATTCGCCGGCGCTGGCCGACCGCTATCGTGCGCGTGCCAGTGCGCCGGCAGCGACGCCGGAGGCGCTGCTGCCCGAGCATTGGGACCATACCCGTAGCGAGTTCGTTGCCGCGCCGGCTGCCCCGTCGCCGGTCGCACCATCTGCCGCGCCGGCCGCCGACGTAGCACCGCCCGCATCGATAGCGACCCCGGCGGCGAACGCGACCCCAACTTCAACCCCAACCCCAACCCCGACAGCGCCGCCAATCGTGCCGACGGCAGTGCCGTCGGCGCCGGCCGACGCCGATCCGCAGGCGTTGCTGACCGCGCTGGTCGCCGGGCTGATGGACGTGCTGCGTGCCCGCGCGGAAATGAAGAACAGCCTGCGCCTGCCGGCCACGCTGATCCGCCGCAGCGAGAACAATCCGCTGAAGTTCGCCGCCACCGCCGAGGAAGCGGTGGCGCGGCTGCTCGGTCCGCCCGATCCGGCCTATCTCGGCGGTACGGCGGCGATCGACGATGCGATGCACGACATCGGCCAGCACCAGTTGGCGCTGATGGCCGGCATGCGCGCCGCGTTCGAGCAGACGTTCGCGCACTTCGACCCGGTCCGGTTCGAGGCCCAGTCCGGCGCTCAGGGCGCGCTGGCGGGCTGGCCCGGGCGCCCGTGGCGGCGTTACGTGCAGGACTATCGGGGCCTGCAGGCCGATCCCGACGAACGCTTCCGCCGCCTGTTCGGCGACGCGTTCGCGCACGCCTACGAAGACCAACTGCTGCGCGCGCGCAAAGCCGCATCGCGACCGCACCGGGAGCGGACATGA